In one window of Microplitis demolitor isolate Queensland-Clemson2020A chromosome 4, iyMicDemo2.1a, whole genome shotgun sequence DNA:
- the LOC103571674 gene encoding dynein regulatory complex subunit 4 has product MSREQLELYSHKILEEMEREREERNFFQLERDKLRTFWEITRNQLDEARATIRNKEREKEELLEKHDEEIKLYNQKVKHLMYDHHNNLSETKAEHMVALKLAQDDHNEEENELINDKKELRKIQKENELAHINEIRSLKLKNAEEMSEMIKKFESEAMEMEQKYEEKLMSQWESLNLKHRMEISEIEERKNMQIASLIKNHEKSFTDIKNYYDDITVNNLSLIQSLKEQMEVMKNNEERMKKQVRESISENKKLISDLKSAEEQVVELSRQLTNYEKDKLCLSNTKKRMTAVAKDYENLKWENEVLEMRFEKCQKERDELHSRFVSSILELQQKTGLKNVLLEKKLEKLSEILEQREAQIGQVLATAQLDPGASGEINQRFEDILNRKNTAIQDLQYDLARACKAHDDLLLNYENKLQEYGISDSSLAPPLSAIRRKKNNHL; this is encoded by the exons ATGAGTAGAGAACAATTAGAATTATACTCCCATAAAATCTTAGAGGAAATGGAACGGGAGCGCGAggagagaaatttttttcaactcgaaCGCGATAAATTGCGGACTTTTTGGGAAATTACTCGGAATCAATTAGACGAAGCGCGAGCTACTataag aaataaagagagagaaaaagaagaaTTATTAGAAAAGCATGacgaagaaataaaattatataatcaaAAAGTGAAACATTTAATGTATGACCaccataataatttatcagagaCAAAGGCTGAGCATATGGTGGCACTAAAGCTCGCTCAGGATGATCACAATGAAGAAGAGAATGAGCtgataaatgataagaaaGAGTTGAGAAAAATCCAAAAGGAAAATGAACTCGCTCATATTAATGAAATTCGTTCGCTGAAATTG AAAAATGCTGAAGAAATGAGCGAGATGATAAAGAAGTTTGAGTCTGAAGCCATGGAAATGGAGCAGAagtatgaagaaaaattaatgagtcAGTGGGAGTCGCTTAATTTGAAACACAGAATGGAAATATCGGAAATTGAGGAGCGTAAAAATATGCAGATTGCGAGTTTAATTAAGAATCATGAGAAATCTTTTActgatatcaaaaattattatgatgatatcactgttaataatttgtcACTTATTCAAAGTCttaag gaacaaatggaagttatgaaaaataatgaagaaagaatgaaaaaacaaGTACGAGAATcaataagtgaaaataaaaaattgataagtgATTTAAAATCAGCTGAAGAACAAGTCGTTGAATTGAGTCGTCAGTTaacaaattatgaaaaagataaattatgtctttct aatacgAAAAAAAGAATGACAGCCGTAGCTAAAGATTATGAAAACCTTAAGTGGGAAAATGAAGTTTTGGAAATGAGATttgaaaaatgtcaaaaagaaCGCGATGAATTACACTCGAGATTCGTCTCTTCTATTTTGGAACTGCAGCAGAAGACGGGATTGAAGAATGTGCTGTTGGaaaagaaattagaaaaactaTCGGAAATTTTAGAGCAGAGAGAAGCTCAGATTGGCCAAGTTTTAGCAACTGCTCAGTTAGATCCCGGTGCCAGTGGAGAAATTAATCAGAGAtttgag GATATTTTGAATCGCAAAAATACAGCGATACAAGATCTGCAATACGATTTAGCAAGAGCTTGTAAAGCACACGACgacttattattaaattatgaaaataaattacaagagTACGGAATTTCTGATTCGTCATTGGCGCCACCACTCAGCGcaataagaagaaaaaaaaataatc acttgtaa
- the LOC103570950 gene encoding pantothenate kinase 3 isoform X1 → MSPNKYKNNSNSTMASNGYSTASKQTKCLEPPPCESVNSMPWFGMDIGGTLCKLVYFEPKDITRDEADAEVETLKNIRRYLTKNSAYGKTGHRDTHLQMDNVEIRGRKGTLHFIRFPTSEMGNFLALAKSKGMANLVTTVCATGGGAFKFEENFKREVNMSLAKFDELHSLIRGMLYIETTNPHECYYWSHPTDDTLCHKVPFDFSEPYPFLLVNIGSGVSILAVYGPDNFKRISGTSLGGGTFLGLCCLLTGCNTFEEAIELATGGDNTRVDKLVKDIYGGDYGPFCLPGDLVASSCLQLCSFGQMNSKDRRQAVNKEDLARATLVTITNNIGSIARMCAVNEKIERVVFVGNFLRVNPISMKLLAYAMDYWSKGTLKALFLEHEGYFGAVGCLLQFNGETI, encoded by the exons atgagtccgaataaatataaaaataattcaaattcaacaatGGCATCGAACGGATACTCAACAGCATCTAAGCAGACTAAATGCTTGGAGCCACCACCTTGTGAGTCTGTGAACT CGATGCCGTGGTTTGGAATGGACATTGGCGGGACGCTGTGCAAACTAGTTTATTTTGAACCAAAAGATATCACCAGAGATGAAGCTGACGCTGAAGTTGAaaccttaaaaaatataagaagatATTTGACTAAAAATTCAGCGTATGGTAAAACTGGACATCGAGATACTCACCTAcag atggaTAATGTTGAGATACGGGGTAGAAAAGGTACATTGCACTTCATAAGATTCCCCACAAGTGAAATGGGTAATTTTTTGGCTCTGGCCAAGTCTAAGGGGATGGCGAATTTAGTGACAACCGTGTGCGCAACAGGTGGAGGCGCATTTaagtttgaagaaaattttaaacgagaAGTTAACATGAGTCTCGCTAAATTTGATGAGTTACACAGTTTAATACGTGGAATGCTTTATATTGAGACGACGAATCCTCATGAGTGCTACTATTGGTCTCATCCTACTGACGATACTCTTTGTCATAAAGTACCGTTTGATTTTTCAGAGCCTTATCCATTTCTA cTCGTCAATATTGGATCAGGTGTGAGTATACTCGCAGTGTATGGaccagataattttaaaagaatatcCGGCACAAGTTTAGGCGGAGGGACATTTTTAGGATTGTGCTGTTTATTAACTGGCTGCAATACATTTGAAGAAGCCATCGAATTAGCAACCGGAGGTGACAATACACGAGTTGATAAATTAGTAAAAGATATTTATGGTGGTGATTATGGTCCATTTTGTCTTCCTGGTGATCTTGTTGCCagcag TTGTCTACAATTGTGCAGTTTTGGCCAAATGAATTCAAAAGATCGGAGACAAGCTGTCAATAAAGAAGATTTAGCACGTGCAACACTCGTTACTATCACTAATAATATTGGATCAATTGCGAGGATGTGTGCAGTCAATGAGAAAATTGAgcgg gTGGTATTtgttggtaattttttacgtGTGAATCcaatttcaatgaaattattgGCCTATGCTATGGATTACTGGTCTAAAGGAACATTGAAGGCTCTGTTTTTAGAGCATGAG ggaTATTTTGGTGCAGTTGGATGTCTCTTACAATTCAATGGAGAAACGATTTAg
- the LOC103570950 gene encoding pantothenate kinase 3 isoform X2 translates to MSPNKYKNNSNSTMASNGYSTASKQTKCLEPPPSMPWFGMDIGGTLCKLVYFEPKDITRDEADAEVETLKNIRRYLTKNSAYGKTGHRDTHLQMDNVEIRGRKGTLHFIRFPTSEMGNFLALAKSKGMANLVTTVCATGGGAFKFEENFKREVNMSLAKFDELHSLIRGMLYIETTNPHECYYWSHPTDDTLCHKVPFDFSEPYPFLLVNIGSGVSILAVYGPDNFKRISGTSLGGGTFLGLCCLLTGCNTFEEAIELATGGDNTRVDKLVKDIYGGDYGPFCLPGDLVASSCLQLCSFGQMNSKDRRQAVNKEDLARATLVTITNNIGSIARMCAVNEKIERVVFVGNFLRVNPISMKLLAYAMDYWSKGTLKALFLEHEGYFGAVGCLLQFNGETI, encoded by the exons atgagtccgaataaatataaaaataattcaaattcaacaatGGCATCGAACGGATACTCAACAGCATCTAAGCAGACTAAATGCTTGGAGCCACCACCTT CGATGCCGTGGTTTGGAATGGACATTGGCGGGACGCTGTGCAAACTAGTTTATTTTGAACCAAAAGATATCACCAGAGATGAAGCTGACGCTGAAGTTGAaaccttaaaaaatataagaagatATTTGACTAAAAATTCAGCGTATGGTAAAACTGGACATCGAGATACTCACCTAcag atggaTAATGTTGAGATACGGGGTAGAAAAGGTACATTGCACTTCATAAGATTCCCCACAAGTGAAATGGGTAATTTTTTGGCTCTGGCCAAGTCTAAGGGGATGGCGAATTTAGTGACAACCGTGTGCGCAACAGGTGGAGGCGCATTTaagtttgaagaaaattttaaacgagaAGTTAACATGAGTCTCGCTAAATTTGATGAGTTACACAGTTTAATACGTGGAATGCTTTATATTGAGACGACGAATCCTCATGAGTGCTACTATTGGTCTCATCCTACTGACGATACTCTTTGTCATAAAGTACCGTTTGATTTTTCAGAGCCTTATCCATTTCTA cTCGTCAATATTGGATCAGGTGTGAGTATACTCGCAGTGTATGGaccagataattttaaaagaatatcCGGCACAAGTTTAGGCGGAGGGACATTTTTAGGATTGTGCTGTTTATTAACTGGCTGCAATACATTTGAAGAAGCCATCGAATTAGCAACCGGAGGTGACAATACACGAGTTGATAAATTAGTAAAAGATATTTATGGTGGTGATTATGGTCCATTTTGTCTTCCTGGTGATCTTGTTGCCagcag TTGTCTACAATTGTGCAGTTTTGGCCAAATGAATTCAAAAGATCGGAGACAAGCTGTCAATAAAGAAGATTTAGCACGTGCAACACTCGTTACTATCACTAATAATATTGGATCAATTGCGAGGATGTGTGCAGTCAATGAGAAAATTGAgcgg gTGGTATTtgttggtaattttttacgtGTGAATCcaatttcaatgaaattattgGCCTATGCTATGGATTACTGGTCTAAAGGAACATTGAAGGCTCTGTTTTTAGAGCATGAG ggaTATTTTGGTGCAGTTGGATGTCTCTTACAATTCAATGGAGAAACGATTTAg
- the LOC103570950 gene encoding pantothenate kinase 3 isoform X3, with product MSPNKYKNNSNSTMASNGYSTASKQTKCLEPPPCESVNSMPWFGMDIGGTLCKLVYFEPKDITRDEADAEVETLKNIRRYLTKNSAYGKTGHRDTHLQMDNVEIRGRKGTLHFIRFPTSEMGNFLALAKSKGMANLVTTVCATGGGAFKFEENFKREVNMSLAKFDELHSLIRGMLYIETTNPHECYYWSHPTDDTLCHKVPFDFSEPYPFLLVNIGSGVSILAVYGPDNFKRISGTSLGGGTFLGLCCLLTGCNTFEEAIELATGGDNTRVDKLVKDIYGGDYGPFCLPGDLVASSFGQMNSKDRRQAVNKEDLARATLVTITNNIGSIARMCAVNEKIERVVFVGNFLRVNPISMKLLAYAMDYWSKGTLKALFLEHEGYFGAVGCLLQFNGETI from the exons atgagtccgaataaatataaaaataattcaaattcaacaatGGCATCGAACGGATACTCAACAGCATCTAAGCAGACTAAATGCTTGGAGCCACCACCTTGTGAGTCTGTGAACT CGATGCCGTGGTTTGGAATGGACATTGGCGGGACGCTGTGCAAACTAGTTTATTTTGAACCAAAAGATATCACCAGAGATGAAGCTGACGCTGAAGTTGAaaccttaaaaaatataagaagatATTTGACTAAAAATTCAGCGTATGGTAAAACTGGACATCGAGATACTCACCTAcag atggaTAATGTTGAGATACGGGGTAGAAAAGGTACATTGCACTTCATAAGATTCCCCACAAGTGAAATGGGTAATTTTTTGGCTCTGGCCAAGTCTAAGGGGATGGCGAATTTAGTGACAACCGTGTGCGCAACAGGTGGAGGCGCATTTaagtttgaagaaaattttaaacgagaAGTTAACATGAGTCTCGCTAAATTTGATGAGTTACACAGTTTAATACGTGGAATGCTTTATATTGAGACGACGAATCCTCATGAGTGCTACTATTGGTCTCATCCTACTGACGATACTCTTTGTCATAAAGTACCGTTTGATTTTTCAGAGCCTTATCCATTTCTA cTCGTCAATATTGGATCAGGTGTGAGTATACTCGCAGTGTATGGaccagataattttaaaagaatatcCGGCACAAGTTTAGGCGGAGGGACATTTTTAGGATTGTGCTGTTTATTAACTGGCTGCAATACATTTGAAGAAGCCATCGAATTAGCAACCGGAGGTGACAATACACGAGTTGATAAATTAGTAAAAGATATTTATGGTGGTGATTATGGTCCATTTTGTCTTCCTGGTGATCTTGTTGCCagcag TTTTGGCCAAATGAATTCAAAAGATCGGAGACAAGCTGTCAATAAAGAAGATTTAGCACGTGCAACACTCGTTACTATCACTAATAATATTGGATCAATTGCGAGGATGTGTGCAGTCAATGAGAAAATTGAgcgg gTGGTATTtgttggtaattttttacgtGTGAATCcaatttcaatgaaattattgGCCTATGCTATGGATTACTGGTCTAAAGGAACATTGAAGGCTCTGTTTTTAGAGCATGAG ggaTATTTTGGTGCAGTTGGATGTCTCTTACAATTCAATGGAGAAACGATTTAg
- the LOC103570967 gene encoding serine--tRNA ligase, mitochondrial, with protein MIFKLTRVGVRLMNKNLCTLQINFAKSISTVKIPDPNLDTSYICDPKNRISISENIKHRKGVGDIDKVLQLSKDPDKNEEFLKELSKIPNKTDPRVLEYGEQGKILSETPVRTYDFQPQTFIELAKNLKLIRIDQLGPVCGPKSYILLGDLAQLEEALVQFSVKRLLECGFRCISVPDILPKTVIERCGMIADGDHTLIYTLDKAYGDVCLSGTAEMALAMHLMNKEINEETLPVKLAAVSRCFRAEASNNAEESGIYRVHQFTKVEMFACASENKSSEFLEEIVEIQKNIFKDLGLGFKIIDMPSHDLGAPAYRKIDIEGWLPGKNSYGELSSCSNCTDFQSRRLNIKYKDSNSNELKYVHTLNGTACAIPRSLIAICESYQLKDGRIEIPKVLVPFMNGKTIIETQKVGDMRTYKYKTR; from the exons atgatttttaaattgacacgtgTGGGGGTTAggttaatgaataaaaatttatgt acaTTACAGATAAATTTCGCAAAATCAATATCTACGGTAAAAATACCAGATCCTAATTTAGACACTTCATACATTTGTGATCCGAAAAATCGTATTTCGATATCCGAGAATATAAAACACAGAAAAGGAGTCGGAGACATCGACAAAGTTCTCCAACTGTCTAAAGATCctgataaaaatgaagaatttcTCAAAGAGTTATCGAAAATTCCCAACAAAACTGACCCGCGTGTCCTCGAGTACGGCGAGCAGGGTAAGATTTTATCCGAAACTCCTGTACGAACTTACGATTTCCAGCCGCAGACATTCATAGAACTCGCCAAGAACCTCAAGCTCATAAGAATTGATCAATTGGGACCAGTTTGCGGTcccaaaagttatattttgcTGGGGGATCTCGCGCAGTTGGAAGAAGCGCTGGTCCAGTTCTCTGTTAAAAGACTCTTGGAATGCGGGTTCAGGTGCATCAGTGTACCGGACATTTTACCCAAGACGGTTATTGAAAGGTGCGGAATGATTGCCGATGGAGATCATACGCTTATTTATACTCTAGACAAAGCGTATGGAGACGTCTGTCTATCGGGAACTGCGGAAATGGCTCTCGCTATGCATCTGATGAACAAGGAAATTAATGAAGAAACATTGCCGGTTAAATTAGCGGCAGTCAGCCGATGCTTCAGAGCTGAGGCTTCTAATAATGCTGAGGAATCAGGAATTTATag agtTCATCAATTTACAAAAGTTGAAATGTTTGCATGTGcaagtgaaaataaatcatCAGAATTTTTAGAAGAAATAGTAGAgatccaaaaaaatattttcaaagatttaggtcttggatttaaaataattgatatgcCGTCTCATGATTTAGGTGCACCTGCTTacag aaaaatcgACATTGAAGGCTGGTTGCCAGGGAAAAATTCTTACGGAGAATTGTCCAGCTGCAGTAATTGCACGGACTTTCAATCTAGACGtctgaatattaaatataaagataGTAATAGTAATGAACTTAAGTATGTTCACACGTTGAATGGAACTGCATGCGCGATTCCTAGGTCGTTAATTGCTATCTGTGAAAGTTATCAATTGAAAGATGGTAGAATTGAAATTCCGAAGGTACTTGTGCCGTTTATGAATGGAAAGACGATTATTGAGACACAGAAAGTTGGTGATATGagaacttataaatataagacacggtaa
- the LOC103570975 gene encoding protein krasavietz, producing the protein MSQKIEKPVLSGQRIKTRKRDEKEKYDPTGFRDAVLLGLEKADNDLDAVSKYLDTAGSKLDYRRYGEALFDILIAGGLLVPGGSVAQDGDKLVKTKACVFEQPMDMESLKNYEQVFIKLMRRYKYLEKMFEEEMKKVLVFIKGFSVQERIKLARMTALWISNGAVPPTVLSVLINEHLVKDNLALDFLLEVFVTWKNEKGLPSLMTALKRGGIEGRLMEFVPPNKRTEEYFRSVFESVGLADIVKLHKNQASQEAKRDLQQLLIDDLADNRPIKDIVLDLKEMALKCAIPEHEVIGLIWSTVMGLAEWNKKEELVAEQALKHLKIYTPLFGAFTTTAKSELALILKVQEFCYENMNFMKVFQKIVLLFYKKDVISEEVILKWYKEGHSLKGKILFLDQMKKFIEWLQNAEEESESGEEDD; encoded by the exons ATGAgtcaaaaaatagaaaagCCAGTGCTATCAGGTCAACGCATAAAGACCCGAAAaagag atgaaAAAGAGAAGTACGATCCGACCGGATTTAGGGACGCAGTACTCTTGGGTTTGGAGAAGGCCGACAATGACTTAGACGCAGTATCCAAATATCTTGATACCGCAGGCTCAAAATTAGATTACCGTCGTTATGGGGAAGCATTATTTGACATTCTTATCGCCGGTGGATTGCTCGTACCCGGGGGATCTGTTGCCCAAGATGGTGACAAACTCGTCAAGACGAAAGCCTGCGTGTTCGAGCAACCGATGGATATGGAGTCGCTCAAAAATTACGAGCAGGTCTTCATAAAATTGATGCGCCGGTACAAGTACTTGGAGAAGATGTTCGAGGAAGAGATGAAGAAGGTCTTGGTCTTCATAAAAGGATTCTCTGTTCAAGAACGTATTAAACTTGCGCGCATGACTGCTCTCTGGATATCAAATGGTGCCGTTCCACCGACAGTTCTCTCTGTCTTGATAAACGAACATCTCGTTAAAGATAATCTAGCCCTTGATTTTCTTCTTGAAGTATTTGTGACctggaaaaatgaaaaaggtCTGCCGAGTCTCATGACGGCCCTTAAACGCGGGGGAATCGAAGGCCGACTTATGGAATTCGTCCCGCCAAATAAAAGAACTGAGGAATATTTCCGATCGGTATTTGAATCCGTTGGATTGGCTGATATCGTTAAGTTACACAAAAATCAAGCGAGCCAGGAAGCGAAACGTGACCTTCAGCAGCTGCTTATTGATGACCTTGCTGACAATCGACCTATCAAGGACATTGTCCTTGACCTTAAGGAAATGGCTTTGAAATGCGCGATCCCCGAGCATGAAGTCATTGGATTG atttggTCAACAGTAATGGGCCTTGCTGAGTGGAATAAAAAAGAAGAACTCGTTGCCGAACAAgcattaaaacatttaaaaatttatactccaTTGTTTGGCGCATTTACAACCACTGCCAAATCAGAACTCGCTTTAATTCTAAAAGTCCAAGAGTTCTGTtatgaaaatatgaattttatgaaagtCTTCCAGAAAATcgtcttattattttacaaaa agGACGTAATTTCTGAggaagttattttaaaatggtaCAAGGAGGGACATTCGCTCAAAGGTAAAATTCTTTTCCTGgatcaaatgaaaaaatttattgagtggTTACAAAATGCTGAGGAAGAATCTGAATCAGGTGAAGaagatgattaa